From one Lysinibacillus sp. G4S2 genomic stretch:
- a CDS encoding ABC transporter ATP-binding protein, with protein MITFENVTKKYVNDQVAVKAINLEINKGEFFVLIGPSGCGKTTLLKMINRLIHLTEGTIRINGKRISDYNIHELRWNIGYVLQQIALFPHMTIEENIAVVPELKKWSKPQVQQRVHELLDMVGLEPDKYSQRKPKELSGGQQQRVGVIRALAADPEIILMDEPFSALDPISRTKLQDDLLELQRTIQKTIVFVSHDMQEALKLGDRICVMKDGEIVQIGTPHEIIQNPVNDFVREFIGVKEYGMNIFHLQAVIEPIADKDDQRNIENTISSKESLHTILQKLAQYECLGVEDNGKIIGVITRASMLQYLAQHDSLERGNEND; from the coding sequence ATGATAACATTTGAAAATGTCACAAAAAAATATGTAAATGACCAAGTCGCAGTGAAAGCTATTAATTTGGAAATCAATAAGGGAGAATTTTTTGTTCTTATCGGACCTAGTGGCTGTGGAAAAACAACATTATTAAAGATGATTAATCGATTAATTCATTTAACGGAAGGAACCATTCGAATTAACGGCAAAAGAATTAGTGATTATAACATACATGAATTACGTTGGAATATCGGCTATGTACTACAACAAATTGCACTTTTCCCCCATATGACGATTGAAGAAAATATAGCAGTAGTTCCTGAATTAAAGAAATGGAGTAAACCGCAAGTCCAGCAACGAGTCCATGAGTTATTGGATATGGTTGGACTTGAACCAGATAAATATAGTCAACGCAAGCCAAAAGAGCTTTCTGGTGGCCAACAACAAAGAGTTGGTGTTATTCGTGCGTTAGCAGCTGATCCCGAAATCATTTTAATGGATGAGCCTTTTAGTGCATTAGATCCGATTAGTCGCACAAAATTACAAGATGATCTTCTGGAGCTTCAGCGAACAATACAAAAAACGATTGTCTTCGTTTCGCATGATATGCAAGAGGCCTTAAAATTAGGCGATCGAATTTGTGTAATGAAGGATGGAGAGATTGTACAGATTGGTACTCCTCATGAAATCATACAAAATCCTGTGAATGATTTTGTTCGTGAATTTATTGGTGTAAAAGAGTATGGAATGAATATTTTCCATCTCCAAGCTGTAATCGAACCAATTGCTGATAAAGATGATCAAAGAAATATAGAGAACACCATCTCTTCTAAAGAATCTTTACATACGATTCTTCAAAAATTAGCTCAATATGAGTGTTTAGGTGTGGAAGATAACGGAAAAATAATTGGCGTAATCACAAGAGCATCGATGCTTCAGTATTTAGCACAGCATGATTCCTTAGAAAGAGGTAATGAAAATGACTAA
- the opuFB gene encoding osmoprotectant update ABC transporter permease/substrate-binding subunit OpuFB (The ABC transporter OpuF is widely distributed in Bacillus species other than B. subtilis. OpuFA is the ATP-binding subunit, while OpuFB is a fusion of permease and substrate-binding subunits.), which yields MTNFFEVFSERKGQLWASLLEHIQISFIALFFAVVIAIPLGIYLTNKKKIAESIIGISAVLQTIPSLALLGLLIPLFGIGKVPAIIALVVYALLPILRNTFTGINEVDPSLKEAAMAMGMNSRKRLIKVELPLAMPVIMAGIRTAMVLIVGTATLAALIGAGGLGDIILLGIDRNNPSLIILGAVPAAILALVFDFLLKKLESLSFRKTITALSAISVVALIMMILPLLNFKEQEEIVIASKLGSEPEILINMYKLLIEDETDLKVQLKPGLGKTSFVFNALKSGSIDIYPEFTGTAISEFLKEEAINNNQEDVYNQAKEGMMNKFDMVMLSPMKYNNTYALAVSKEMAETYHLQSISDLKPIQETIKAGFTLEFNDREDGYLGIQKRYGMTFSNITTMEPKLRYQAIQTGNIDLLDAYSTDSEIRQYNLQVLTDDQQLFPPYQGAPLLRKETLDKYPEIETALNKLANQITDDEMREMNYQVNVEGKNVADVAREYLIKAGLL from the coding sequence ATGACTAATTTCTTTGAAGTGTTTAGCGAACGAAAAGGCCAACTATGGGCATCGTTATTAGAGCATATTCAAATTTCCTTTATTGCGCTATTTTTTGCAGTGGTAATAGCTATACCTCTAGGAATCTATTTAACAAATAAAAAGAAAATAGCGGAAAGTATTATTGGGATTAGTGCTGTTTTACAAACAATTCCTTCATTAGCGCTATTAGGTTTATTAATTCCTCTGTTTGGCATCGGAAAAGTACCTGCAATTATTGCCCTAGTTGTTTATGCTCTTCTTCCGATTTTACGTAATACATTTACGGGAATAAACGAAGTGGATCCATCATTAAAAGAGGCGGCAATGGCCATGGGGATGAATTCACGAAAGCGATTAATAAAGGTAGAATTGCCACTTGCAATGCCTGTTATCATGGCAGGGATTAGAACAGCTATGGTATTAATCGTTGGAACGGCAACTTTGGCAGCATTAATCGGAGCGGGGGGATTAGGAGATATCATTTTGCTTGGTATTGACCGAAATAATCCATCACTTATTATTTTAGGAGCTGTTCCTGCGGCGATTTTAGCATTAGTATTCGACTTTTTGCTAAAAAAGCTAGAATCACTTTCGTTTAGAAAAACGATTACAGCATTGAGCGCTATTAGCGTTGTGGCATTAATAATGATGATCCTGCCACTACTAAACTTCAAAGAGCAAGAAGAAATTGTCATTGCAAGCAAGCTTGGCTCTGAGCCTGAAATTCTTATCAATATGTATAAATTGCTTATTGAGGATGAAACAGACTTAAAGGTGCAATTAAAACCTGGACTAGGTAAAACTTCCTTTGTATTTAATGCGCTAAAATCTGGCAGTATCGATATTTATCCAGAATTTACGGGGACAGCTATTTCAGAGTTTTTAAAAGAGGAAGCTATCAATAATAATCAGGAGGATGTTTATAATCAGGCAAAAGAAGGAATGATGAACAAATTTGACATGGTAATGTTAAGTCCGATGAAATATAACAATACGTATGCACTGGCTGTGTCAAAGGAAATGGCCGAAACCTATCATTTGCAATCAATTTCTGACCTTAAGCCTATTCAAGAAACGATAAAAGCCGGCTTCACATTGGAATTTAATGATCGAGAAGATGGTTATTTGGGCATTCAAAAACGTTATGGCATGACATTTTCTAATATAACAACAATGGAGCCAAAGCTTAGATATCAAGCTATCCAAACAGGAAATATCGATTTATTAGATGCTTACTCAACAGATAGTGAGATACGTCAATACAATTTGCAAGTTTTGACGGATGATCAGCAATTATTTCCACCTTATCAAGGGGCACCTTTACTAAGAAAAGAGACGCTAGACAAATATCCTGAGATCGAAACAGCCTTAAATAAACTGGCAAATCAAATTACAGATGATGAGATGCGTGAAATGAATTATCAAGTCAATGTAGAAGGTAAAAATGTAGCGGATGTGGCACGTGAATATTTAATAAAGGCAGGACTGCTGTAA
- a CDS encoding DUF5068 domain-containing protein: MKKSLFLMSSLVLSTSIILSGCGNSEDEAKKDDNSKNTQEEKGQEQDKVKKDEPKKDKKSTEGSADFASLISYMEKETQGKTKVLFENNEPQVHKMENVSISLDAYSVVELKDFHTDFNIPFNEETNGGVILAKYTVKNDMDKDVYYTPTLDITFTGADKYYTNYKELIPKEDQLPTKLGYETDYLLKKGEEVTGYIAYPFGATDLAKINELGTVSVMVPVPLSEKEKYDATIGSEGRFNLALNTDGSKKVSSNASFYQDKVTMDNMGEKKMLKEKSGINDSKKIGDVNAILDGYQFTAFTPNEVEAPRFSNFTNGVTLLTVKFKLDNKAASEIGLSSMSSKLTVNDGAQYLLSEGMLLNYSYNDVVKAGETGELLQVFVLDQEQYEKIWKDKSFEIELGPIRDQGAKDTSKGHKVTFTLPK, from the coding sequence ATGAAAAAGAGTTTATTTTTAATGTCTTCGCTAGTTTTATCCACTTCAATTATTCTTAGTGGCTGTGGAAACAGTGAGGATGAAGCAAAAAAAGACGATAATTCAAAGAACACACAGGAAGAAAAAGGACAAGAACAAGATAAAGTCAAAAAAGACGAGCCTAAAAAAGATAAGAAATCAACTGAAGGATCAGCTGACTTTGCTTCTTTAATTTCCTATATGGAAAAGGAAACTCAAGGGAAAACTAAAGTTCTTTTTGAAAACAATGAACCCCAAGTACATAAAATGGAGAATGTTTCAATTTCACTTGATGCATATTCAGTAGTAGAATTAAAGGATTTCCATACTGATTTTAATATTCCTTTTAACGAGGAAACAAATGGTGGTGTCATTTTAGCTAAATACACAGTGAAAAATGACATGGATAAAGATGTTTATTATACGCCTACTTTAGATATTACATTTACGGGTGCAGATAAATATTATACGAACTATAAGGAATTAATTCCTAAAGAAGATCAATTGCCAACAAAACTAGGCTATGAAACAGATTATTTGCTAAAAAAGGGTGAAGAGGTAACAGGATATATCGCTTATCCATTCGGTGCAACAGATTTAGCAAAAATCAATGAACTGGGCACAGTATCAGTTATGGTTCCAGTACCGCTTTCTGAAAAAGAAAAATATGATGCTACTATTGGTTCAGAAGGAAGATTTAATCTTGCTTTAAATACGGATGGTTCGAAAAAAGTATCAAGTAACGCATCATTCTATCAAGATAAAGTAACGATGGACAATATGGGTGAAAAGAAGATGCTGAAAGAAAAAAGCGGCATCAATGACAGTAAAAAAATTGGTGATGTAAATGCTATTTTAGATGGATATCAGTTTACAGCATTTACACCAAATGAGGTGGAAGCTCCTCGTTTCTCCAATTTCACAAACGGTGTTACTTTATTAACAGTGAAATTTAAGCTAGACAATAAAGCTGCTAGTGAAATTGGCTTATCTTCTATGTCTTCAAAATTAACTGTTAATGATGGAGCGCAATATTTATTGAGCGAAGGCATGTTATTAAATTACAGTTATAATGACGTTGTTAAAGCTGGAGAAACTGGCGAGCTATTGCAAGTATTCGTATTAGACCAAGAGCAATATGAAAAAATTTGGAAAGATAAATCCTTTGAAATTGAATTAGGTCCAATTCGAGATCAAGGGGCAAAGGATACTTCTAAAGGCCATAAAGTAACGTTTACATTACCAAAATAA
- a CDS encoding SUKH-4 family immunity protein, protein MDSLHTYRAILQMDQKGISQTSIDFLVENIGDDFEKFRKKYKFLSIAKGFLRSYSSLKEMKLQREISNLEQSGEKEPLKKLESDWYYADIINKLPNYLMFEDFYLIKEHTNYEYFVLNRASDEIFLLDYNNLENIERIFVNSSIETFCHSLAIYKRYVNKITKYYNDFRDKEEMKFSDKILAIPHQLRTKLRKIDSTLEPLHYWETICNEWEEKLVLLESSHKKGLGLQGW, encoded by the coding sequence TTGGATTCTTTACATACATATAGAGCTATCTTGCAAATGGATCAGAAAGGAATCTCTCAAACTTCAATTGATTTTTTAGTTGAGAATATTGGAGATGACTTTGAAAAGTTCCGCAAAAAATATAAATTTTTATCAATTGCTAAAGGATTTTTGAGAAGTTATTCCTCACTAAAAGAAATGAAATTACAAAGAGAAATATCAAATTTAGAGCAATCTGGTGAGAAGGAACCTTTAAAGAAACTTGAAAGTGATTGGTACTATGCAGATATTATAAATAAGCTACCAAATTATTTGATGTTTGAGGATTTCTATTTAATTAAAGAACATACCAATTATGAATACTTTGTGCTCAATCGAGCTAGCGATGAAATCTTTTTACTAGACTACAACAATTTAGAAAACATTGAACGTATATTTGTAAATTCATCAATAGAGACTTTTTGTCATTCGCTAGCAATCTATAAACGGTATGTTAATAAAATTACTAAATACTACAATGATTTTCGAGATAAAGAGGAAATGAAATTTAGTGATAAAATCTTGGCAATCCCTCATCAATTAAGGACTAAGTTACGAAAGATTGATTCTACTCTAGAACCTTTACATTATTGGGAGACAATATGTAATGAATGGGAAGAAAAACTTGTGCTACTAGAATCGTCCCATAAAAAAGGTTTAGGGCTTCAAGGCTGGTAA
- a CDS encoding DUF2975 domain-containing protein translates to MEQTLQSKEFRFLTKGLRTVFTIIMVLMIFGLTMIGVFLVGAIFVPENQVNNFLTQGYLTASAHLGGMEIELADKVAKDIQYTKMNFVKLLFTATIYIGILLFIVVQVRNLLSNLSKGIIFSGTNSRKMEWIAYAVVVLSLTVDSFQTYIAYIVIEQFNLDELLVGTGLIKGLTFHFTGINWTLLLCGLAIWTIARVVRYGAFLQDEYDATA, encoded by the coding sequence ATGGAACAAACACTTCAAAGTAAAGAATTTCGATTTTTAACAAAAGGGTTACGTACAGTTTTTACAATCATTATGGTTTTGATGATATTTGGACTTACTATGATAGGTGTATTTTTAGTTGGAGCAATTTTTGTGCCCGAGAATCAAGTAAACAATTTTCTAACACAGGGTTATTTAACAGCTTCTGCTCATTTAGGTGGTATGGAAATTGAATTAGCAGATAAGGTAGCGAAAGATATCCAATATACAAAAATGAATTTCGTGAAATTATTATTTACTGCTACAATATACATAGGAATATTATTATTTATCGTTGTCCAAGTAAGGAATCTATTAAGTAATTTAAGTAAGGGGATTATTTTTTCAGGAACGAATAGTAGAAAAATGGAGTGGATTGCTTACGCTGTAGTTGTATTAAGCTTAACAGTAGATTCATTTCAAACGTACATTGCCTATATTGTTATTGAACAATTTAATTTAGATGAGTTGTTAGTAGGTACAGGATTGATAAAAGGATTAACCTTTCATTTTACTGGAATTAATTGGACGTTACTATTATGTGGATTAGCCATTTGGACGATAGCACGTGTAGTTCGATACGGTGCGTTTTTGCAAGATGAATATGATGCAACAGCTTAG
- a CDS encoding helix-turn-helix transcriptional regulator gives MTIIIRLDRMLADRKMQLSELAEKVDVSIVNLSNLKTGKVRAVRFSTLNAICKALGCQPGDILEYIEDEEE, from the coding sequence ATGACAATAATTATTCGGTTAGATCGAATGCTTGCTGATCGAAAAATGCAGCTAAGTGAGCTAGCAGAAAAGGTTGATGTGTCGATTGTCAATCTATCCAACTTAAAAACAGGAAAGGTTAGAGCCGTACGTTTTTCTACATTAAATGCGATATGTAAGGCATTGGGCTGTCAACCTGGAGATATTTTAGAATATATAGAGGATGAAGAAGAATAA
- a CDS encoding TetR/AcrR family transcriptional regulator gives MSSKADLKRLHIIQTAIQYLKDNDVSTLTLDKIASRGNISKGGLLYHFKTKDALQTAIAETILNDVMHLYEHLASQEQGTGRLTRAFILASQKDLAKGASLNIAIQILQQDHASIASAYECLLEELFEDGLEVSIVHLIRLTIDGLYYSKRLNIAPISTEAIEGVFEQLMQMTRKEYHI, from the coding sequence ATGTCATCAAAAGCTGATTTAAAGCGATTACATATTATCCAAACCGCGATTCAATATTTGAAGGACAATGATGTAAGTACGTTGACTTTAGATAAGATTGCAAGTAGGGGGAATATTAGTAAGGGCGGATTACTCTATCATTTTAAAACGAAGGATGCGCTTCAAACAGCGATAGCCGAAACGATTTTGAATGACGTTATGCATTTATATGAGCATCTAGCAAGCCAAGAGCAAGGGACAGGGAGATTGACGAGAGCATTTATTTTAGCTTCTCAAAAAGATCTTGCGAAAGGGGCATCCTTAAATATTGCGATTCAAATTTTGCAACAGGACCATGCATCGATTGCATCAGCCTACGAATGCTTACTAGAAGAGTTGTTTGAAGATGGGTTAGAGGTCTCTATTGTCCATTTGATTCGGTTAACGATTGATGGATTGTATTATTCAAAACGGTTAAATATTGCACCGATTTCTACTGAAGCAATAGAGGGTGTCTTTGAACAATTAATGCAAATGACAAGGAAGGAATACCATATATGA
- a CDS encoding multidrug efflux SMR transporter — protein sequence MSAFGLLLIAIISEVFASSMLKLTNGFKRILPTIGVVVGYGTAFYFLSLTLQSLAIGTAYAIWAGLGTALTAIVGVVFYKELFNFKKLMGILLIIVGVVILNLAGSGH from the coding sequence ATGAGTGCTTTTGGTTTATTATTAATTGCAATTATCTCAGAAGTTTTTGCAAGCTCAATGTTGAAACTAACAAATGGATTTAAACGAATATTACCGACAATCGGTGTAGTGGTTGGATATGGAACAGCTTTTTATTTCCTATCTTTAACATTACAATCTTTAGCAATTGGTACGGCATATGCGATTTGGGCAGGATTAGGAACCGCGCTCACAGCAATAGTCGGTGTAGTCTTTTATAAGGAATTATTCAATTTTAAAAAGCTTATGGGTATTCTATTAATTATTGTCGGTGTGGTTATTCTTAACCTTGCTGGTAGTGGACATTAA
- a CDS encoding multidrug efflux SMR transporter has protein sequence MNGYLFLMLSIVSEVFATTMLKYSEGFTILGPSIAVAIGYGISFYSLSLCLKTLPLSLAYAVWSGIGTALTVIVGIVLWGDVFNLYSAIGITLIIGGVILLNHGNENNATT, from the coding sequence ATGAACGGTTATTTATTTTTAATGTTATCCATTGTCAGCGAAGTATTTGCCACAACGATGCTTAAATATTCTGAAGGATTTACAATTCTAGGTCCATCGATTGCAGTCGCAATTGGATATGGCATTTCGTTCTATTCATTATCGCTATGTTTAAAAACGCTACCGTTAAGCCTAGCCTATGCCGTTTGGTCTGGAATAGGTACAGCATTAACAGTCATTGTGGGAATCGTGTTATGGGGAGATGTGTTTAATCTTTACTCAGCCATCGGAATCACACTTATTATTGGTGGGGTTATTCTTCTAAATCATGGGAATGAAAATAATGCCACAACATAG